The following is a genomic window from Penaeus chinensis breed Huanghai No. 1 chromosome 38, ASM1920278v2, whole genome shotgun sequence.
TcatttcctttgcctcctctAAGCCAAGCTGGTAGGCCACATTTTGGAGCTTCTTCACTTCTTCAATTATTTCTAAAGCCGTCAGTAACCGGAACTCTGGTATGAAAGATGACAAAGTTAGTTTTCCTAGTTATTCCtagtaatacatatgtacacatcgcAATGCTTGAACTCTTCCTCTCTTAACATCTAATTTGTGTGTTCTCTTCTTTACTTCCAAGACTTCAAACTAAGGCTAGACAACATACATGGAAGTTATTTGCATGATATATCACCTCACTTGTACCACTTGTAAATCATTATGCAATCACTGATTAACAATTGAGATGTAGAGAACAATTATTGGGGATATTCATAAAAAATTAAAACTGAGACAAACTGTAACAAAAAATGCATTTTCTGTATCTATATTATCAGAGGAAAGATGGTATGATTATACTCACTAACTTTTATCAACATAAACACATTTCTTACAGTAAATCAGTTCAtgggtggacttttttttttttagagttttaGAGCTTACAATTAATTTATATCCAAGGCCCTAATACTTGTGTTTAATTCTTTAGATGTACTTTAGATTTACTCTAACTCAGTTTTaattatttccatctctctctctctctctctctctctctctctctctctctctctctctctctctctctctctctctctctctctctctctctctccattacattAATATTTTGTTCTACAAAAATTAGCAGAATTTAACAGGTCATTATAACACTTTGAAATTCTATGGTTACAGGATATATGCAAGAGTCCCTGAATATTCACAATAGATTTTGACTGCAGTATATCTCATTAGAAGGGAATCTTAGCTCATACTGAATTTACCAAATATCATAATAGCTTGACAAACCTCCTTCATTTAAAAGGAGAATCCTTGCATATGAACTAACTATGAATAAGCATATAACAACTTTGACTAATCTTACCTCAATAAAATGcttacttcttcatcttcaccttatTTGTCatgttaaataaaaaagaaaagaaaagaaaaaaaaagaagaaacacaaaacataatTTCTAATTCTTTATAAACATAAGAGGCAGATATCTAATTAGTTATGTCATTTTATGTCAGATTTTCATATTATCTGAATAACTTTACAAGAAAAAGATTTGCTCTGCTAGTCTTTAAAGATCCTAGAGGCAGCTCTTGATACATTTACCAGTAAAATTAAGTCCACGATATATGTTCAAGGTAAGGACATCAACATCATCTAGACTTTTTCCCTGGCAGCAGGAATCATGCCCTATCTTGACAAGGACTAAATGGGTCTCCTGGTGCCCCAGCTACTTCCTCTAACACGTACCGCTGAATCATGTCAGACATCTAAAGGCATCAACCCTTTGCAACAGGTCCTTGGCCCTGAGTGAAGGAGGCTTGTGGGGTGAGCTCAAGAGTCTCAAGGTACATAAGCCTAGGTAGCTCCATTTCTATTTAGCCTATTGAACCCAAATATGAAACTGACTTTTTCCCAAAAGTACTCTAACAGCTGTTAATGGTCAGGaactcttcattatcataaagaaaagggggaattttggttttactcAGGATAATTTAAGAATATTAagtaaattatactaataattatctatctaattatatctgATATCTTACAACTCATTCTCATAGGCAAAACCTGAAGACGTCTTTTTTGACCCATCAATTTGTTCGATATTTCAGCATAAGTGTTATTTAACCCCTTTCccaacgggtcacgcctataggcgtgaaaaCAACCCACTCGAAATGTGGCttgcggctgtacgccgcggcagcgcgccaaagcgctccgaggcagtgattcggttTGATGTACGGAACtcatgcgctcaaagtcggcgcattgccatAGTTCGCCAGAgcttagttttttatttttttatttttctacacccgtcaccaaggggttaagtatatcttctttgaaaatggttcagtaataacaatggtaaaaaaatagCCGGAAAAGAAACCTAAAGAAATTAAAGCGATATTGAATATTTGCAATAAATGAAGGCAGCGAGGCAGGGCTTAGCTTGAaaattgccaactaggattttcatcaagatggagtggGTCTACCTGTGTAAAAGTACCGGGAGGAGTCATGGCTCTGCCAAACTGACAAAACTGCCACACACAAGTTACAACAGCCTGGACCCCACATTGGGCTGTCAAGAGggatctttgatatatatatatatatatatatatatatatatgtgtatatatatatatatatatatatatatatcaatgtatctatattcctatttatctttctataaattCTCAGAGCCTAAGGCTTCTCTACACAAGTTTCTAAAGGCAAAGATCAATGTGTGACTTCTTCTCTGGCTATACACTTTCAAAAAGCAACACCCGATGTATATGTGGATTTCATCTGCTCTGGTACATGCAGATCAGTTACCAATTCAATGACACATTTATCAAACTAAGCTTCATGGAACTAGCAACTATCTAAAGATCTTATAATCTTCTTTTAAATATAATAGCTTTATAAGTTGGAGCTAATCATTATTTGAAATACAGCACAATGAAGCTCTTCTAACATACATTCAGCCAATCATCTCAAACATAAAgaagaggaacaacaacaacaataaaaacaatgaaagacaGATTGGAAGCACTCACGGTACAAGAGATTGTAGTCCTGCTCTTCAAGGTCCAGATTCTCTGGGTTTGGGCTCAGCTGGGGTGACACCAGAGGTGCAAAGTCATACACTCCTGGAACTGAAACGGTTTTGCACATTTActatgaaagaaaaagatcatGGCTTGCTTTTCGAATCCTCAATCTTCAGACTACGAATAAATATGGAAACCTTTTCTTCTTCACAAAATagagaaacatatataattacaacATATCAGAAATACAGTACAAACCATGCTAGGAAATGCTTGTGTATCAAGATATCAAACAATAACAATTTGTTTCAATCATGACATTCCATACTCCAGTGATAATTAACAAAGAGGCATCCACATGTTCCTTACTTTGCTCTGGCCAAAGATCTGGGCTGGAACGGTCCAGTTTCTCCATGCTCAGCAAAGACGGCTCCATCTCTGCCAATTACAAAAGTCATTAGTCACGTGTGGTCATCAATTGCTCTCAATATCACAAACAATACACTGGATAGACATAACACATTTTTACTGTCTTAAATATTGATGAAAAGCTTTTTAATTCAAAGGTGAACATGATATGAGGTCGACTAACTGGTTGATGACATCCATGGGGGATTTCAGCTATCATTTATTCAATAAATGCATAGAAAATGGAAGCCTTTAAAATCTGATGGTTTTGAAAACCTAAATGCAAGCAAATAGACATTTCAATATTACATCAGAAAATaccataaaaaatattgatatggaTCACAGGTAGTCTACATAAACATGAgggtaaataaataatttaatcttTGTAAGCAATCATCTTTTAATACCATATTTAAAATTCCCTTTCTACTGCCTGtatattaaataacaataataataataataataataataataataaaatcaattaccCATTTAATAGATTGACCTTTAATCTAAGAAGTATTACAGCAACTTTTCTTCCTAGAATTGAAAAAGCACATTCTTATTTACTAATTTGTAGTTTCCCTGTGCTTTGCTTAAAAACATAAAATGTCAATAGtattagatcaataaataaatagttaatggAAAAACACAATTTAAGGTTATACAATACAACAGACATAATTGTTAGACATCAtcttattttacaatatatagtCTATCTAAAAATCACTTCcttatttataacaacaacaaaataaaggaaaaaaatattctgaaTAAAAATTAACAAGTACAACTGTCACCTCAAAAACAATATGGATATCAAACCCATTGGCAACAGGTGATGGTGAATAAGCACAGATGCAAGGTGAGGCCTAATCGCATCATGTGCCCATGTGCTGACTGCTGGGCTAAGGCTTCACATGCCCTGCCTCATGCCAAATAACCACTTAGGCATGAagctgtatgtatgaatgaatgctcATCCTTGAACAAATTTAGTTACAAATTTGCCTGTCATTGTAGGTAAAGGACAAATTGACATTAAGGATACTACTCTCATGTGACGAAGAATTCCTTGGGACAAGAGTGAAAGTTATGCCTCTTAATTTACTACCAGAGAACCACTTTAGGAAGTACAGATTCAGTACCAATTTTTTTCAGAGGCCACACCTTTATGCAGGTGTATGTGCTATGAGTAATAATATTTAAGTTTTGTAGCTAACAGTCCTCTAAAAAAGCTATCCTGGAAGATAAGTAATCCATTTCAACTGAGCTTTTGGAATATCTTGTTATTTAAGATAAGAGTCTAATTTACTGGCATAAGACTAGACCTTACAAACAAAAACTCTGTGGCTTTCAAAACAAGACTTTTTTTCCATATCTACTCTGATCTGTGATGGAAGCCTTCGATCTCACGAATGATGGCTGCTCCAACAATGGGACTATGAGAGGAGGACATAGTGGTTCATATCTATGATTACTTGGGACGCATTTTTACAGAAACATTATTTGAAAATCCTTTcatcaaatataataacaaaatatatatcataaatatactggagtgtatagacatacatgaatatatgtatacatacaagtatttaagtatgtatgtctttatgtatgtatgtatgtatacatggatgaatgcatataagtatatacatatatatatacatgtatatatgtatattacatatgtatgtgcccAAAGTAATTGCTTGTGATTGCTTGAAGTAATCACCTTGGGCACTGCACCTCTGATACAAGGTCTTTAGGAATGTCTATAAACTTAATCTAGAACCATTGCCACTCTACAGACAAGTGTGGAGGTGCTGCGATCGCCTGACATCGCACTAatctaattattatcgttatcgctaATTTTTGGTATATGGTTTCTGTGGCCTAAAACAGATACAATATAGAACTGTTGATATAGTATTTTTAATACTACATCTGGACAGTACACATCAAAGACAACCCACCAATACCATATTTGTTTACCATATTACCATCGATACCACATTTGCATATTAAACAAAATCCAAGGAACTACGGATAATAATACACAAACTTCCTACATATTAAGCTGCTTATGTTAACCAAACATGGACAGAATTTACTACCATGGGTAAACTTCCTGGATTATCCTGAAGGTTGTCTGAAATTGTCTGAACCAAAACAACAAATCCGATCTTGTGAAATATTTAGCGTAGGGAAGTGAAGTTTTTGCCAAGCAACTTTTAAATACGTGAAAAAGTACACGATTCTACAGGTAAAAAACGCGGAAAATGAGTTAAAAAATAAGTTAGACCCATCAACCATCCCATTCTCAATTCATTCCAATAATCTGAAGCTTAAAAACTTACCAACGAGTAAATTTTGTGGAATTATCGTCACAAACGGGTCACCTCTGGCAGAGCCCAAACCTGTCTCCCTGTAAAGCGAAATTAATCCCTCTCGTCAATTTAACACCCAAAAGGCCTCGAAAATCAAGCACTGCTGTCTCGAAAAGCCTTCTGGGCGACAGACTTTCTACATTCAacaagagacggaggagaaaagggaggaaaaaggagtcaCCTTGAGCTTGAAACTTCCCTCCTTCTGACGCCATGTTTCTTTACTTCCTGAGCGGCGATGACGTCACGCGAGGATGACGTCACTGGAACCATGTCGTCACGCTGGAATTAAGTGTTATGGCTGGCTTTGTTGTTATTCTGggttatttcttgttatttattttcttttttggagtTGAATGGTGAATAGAgagattttttgttatttatctattcggTTTTAAGGGAGATATATATGTGGGTAGTTCGTCACTGACTTTCTTTAGTGTTCGTGTAATGTTATACATAACAAACTGCATTGATGCACTGAATGAATACATCTTACATAAACTATATCTATTCACATTCTAATTTAGGAatattcactttcatttttcttctaatttGTATCTAAATTCTCCCGAAACTACCTTACTTGTTTTGAAAAATATACCATTAATGGCAAGATGTATTTGCATTTATCACTATCTTTAGCAAATTATGGAATTACTGTGTATGGAGCACCTTGTCTTGCGGCTTGTATGTTCAGGGGAAAAGGCTGTTCTGGGAAGGAAGGGACACTTGTGAAGCAACAGGGTTCATGACTCTTCTGCTGACTAAATATacgcacattcatacatgcataaatacacacatacacacacacacacacacacacacacacacacatatatatatatatcatatataattataacacacacacacacacacacacacacacacacatatatatatttatatatatatatacatctatcaaatataagtataacacacacacgcacacatatatgtgtgtctgtattgtacttatatatatatatatatatataacatatatatcatatatatgatttattcatatatatacttatatatatgtatatataattatacataaatatatatgtattatatatatacttatatatatatatatgtattatatatatacttatatatgtattatacatataatacataatacacacatagacatatatgtgtgtgtgtattttacttatatatatatgtatatatacatatattatatgatatatatacatatatacacgtgtgtgtatatatatgtatatgtatatatatgtattatatatatatagcttccagccacgagggtccctcatggcgagtctccaggcaggccctcggcccatctccaaCTCGCAGAGAGACACCCTGATAGGCAGGGTTATccatagggaaacgagctaggtgccaaTATAGCCTGATTTTGCGATcttggattatgcaagtaacaggtcccatgctagtctcacggtgtagccgtcggttggacacatggtccagccaactgtaccccatgatccgacaaagagacttgttacaaaaggcatcaagacgagactccaaggcgctggatagcatccaggtttcgcttccatagagcaaaactggcagtatcaaggccttgaagacacgtagcttagtccttctgcataggtaccgacatctccaaatgatcTTTtatgatcgagttcatggctcctgctggcagatcaattcgtctactgacttctttgtCATACAGCCcggagatatggactacgctaccaaagtatgcaaagctctatgtgacttcaacgtcctcaccgcaagcatggatcgactgaacagattcccctaacaggccctcaAAGTCCTAAATCTGaatccagagactcagataggatagcaacatcattggcgatgtcaaggtctgagaccccgatattgcccagtgttgctccacactagctttggatagtagctctgccaattatccagtccatgcaggtgttggtgcaaggatacagccttgcctcacccttgaattaacagggaagaagttcgacaggccccccaccacactttacagcactttcagtactggtatatgggcttgctattaggccaacaATAATATTGGAATTTCCCTAAATCTCAGAAGCTCAAGTTGCGATTCTCAATGCAAGAGTCAAATGTTGtgggctgcaagcaacccacaaccacactcacgacggtgttccacaattactcaaaacACTAGGACACGGTCTATTGtcgacttgccaggagtgaatccagactgatccagtctctggtgccttagtaggtggtcgcggatctgtTACAGTATATGTGGGCAAAAagcttgcctggtatactgagcagtgtaatgccatggtagttgctacagtaccaacgagagagagatgaccacacccctcaacaggtcgggggaatggtaccagactgacAGATTGCAGTCAAGACTGTaagcaagccctgtgccataggatCACccacagcctttagcagttcagcagggatatcacatatgcctgcagctttcccactgttcagcttagaaatcgccactCTGACCTCCATTAGGGTAGgaagttcctcgctgatgggtgggtctggcacaggtattgtgataccacttgcatccaagctaactgttgaagggtctacttggtacagctgttcaaaatactcagcccaacatttagGAACTGCAACGTGATCGGAGATATGTCCATCttctgagcggactgcagtcatctgcgaggagggcttagagttcagctttctcagggtttggtaggcagggcaaaggtcattcacaaataaatggccttcaacctcctcagcaagattcctgatgaactgttccctGTCCCTTCTCATCAGTGTCTaagccctacgcaccaaagagcgacgcaagtcgtgattgccattcagctgagccatgcgacacgcttcagtggcctccaatgtcttcagggagatgaaattctgccttgccctcgagcATACACCAATGGACTCTTGTGTTACTTTGAGTGT
Proteins encoded in this region:
- the LOC125046188 gene encoding protein lin-52 homolog isoform X1 → MASEGGKFQAQEMEPSLLSMEKLDRSSPDLWPEQIPGVYDFAPLVSPQLSPNPENLDLEEQDYNLLYQFRLLTALEIIEEVKKLQNVAYQLGLEEAKEMTRGKYLHILSRK
- the LOC125046188 gene encoding protein lin-52 homolog isoform X4; this translates as MEPSLLSMEKLDRSSPDLWPEQRVYDFAPLVSPQLSPNPENLDLEEQDYNLLYQFRLLTALEIIEEVKKLQNVAYQLGLEEAKEMTRGKYLHILSRK
- the LOC125046188 gene encoding protein lin-52 homolog isoform X2; this translates as MASEGGKFQAQEMEPSLLSMEKLDRSSPDLWPEQRVYDFAPLVSPQLSPNPENLDLEEQDYNLLYQFRLLTALEIIEEVKKLQNVAYQLGLEEAKEMTRGKYLHILSRK
- the LOC125046188 gene encoding protein lin-52 homolog isoform X3, translating into MEPSLLSMEKLDRSSPDLWPEQIPGVYDFAPLVSPQLSPNPENLDLEEQDYNLLYQFRLLTALEIIEEVKKLQNVAYQLGLEEAKEMTRGKYLHILSRK